One segment of Hemicordylus capensis ecotype Gifberg chromosome 8, rHemCap1.1.pri, whole genome shotgun sequence DNA contains the following:
- the RNF26 gene encoding E3 ubiquitin-protein ligase RNF26 — MDLVFLVINGAEMILDLLIILLDVNFFLVSTLVSTLMWLIAFVYNLPGALVACVIHCGNGILLSLLCIVEALYYLTLGSVHTIIHLLRGFCSSMESLKVVGHLFTHLTLRSKEMMHRGLWNLVGSGQSLLRQVCEVCAIIMSLIAYFVNSIINICLIGTQNFFSLGLALWETIVGPFLRVTDIFAAFLARLSSSAIAMVILLWSPCQLAFELLVSMSKLLINIFFLNLYGLVLLSVIVATTILILHPQLTWTLANQVSGYLNTMPSYHCLRRDMHRAYQAVLLSLEMVLSSQAWRRLADWSLQIASWNRGGGEANHHGAREQQLAAEANQERPAVAAVIHRPVPGAPHPRRHGPLVANQVAARTRGSRDQHGMDVDLGSATQRSTSSGQLLQPSGEGPSTSHTKPATKEQLNALEEDNDPWLLLKEQEERKKCVICQDQTKTVLLLPCRHLCLCQECTEILLQQAIYQRNCPLCRQMILQTLNVYL, encoded by the coding sequence ATGGATCTAGTCTTCCTCGTTATCAATGGTGCGGAGATGATTTTGGACCTCCTGATCATCTTGCTGGATGTCAACTTCTTCCTTGTTTCGACCTTGGTTTCCACCCTGATGTGGCTCATTGCGTTTGTTTACAACCTGCCCGGTGCCTTGGTGGCCTGCGTGATCCACTGTGGGAATGGGATTCTGTTGTCCTTGCTATGCATAGTTGAGGCATTGTATTACTTGACTCTGGGTTCTGTGCATACCATTATCCACTTACTGCGGGGCTTCTGCTCCAGCATGGAGAGCCTGAAAGTAGTGGGGCACCTCTTCACCCATCTGACTTTGAGAAGCAAAGAAATGATGCACCGGGGTCTCTGGAACTTGGTTGGATCTGGCCAGTCGCTTCTGAGGCAGGTGTGTGAAGTGTGTGCCATCATTATGAGCCTCATCGCTTACTTTGTCAATAGCATCATCAACATCTGCCTAATTGGGACCCAAAACTTTTTTTCCCTGGGGCTGGCCTTGTGGGAAACTATCGTTGGCCCCTTTCTGAGAGTAACGGACATCTTTGCTGCGTTCCTTGCACGCCTGTCCAGCAGTGCCATTGCTATGGTCATCCTCCTATGGTCTCCCTGCCAGCTTGCATTTGAGCTCCTGGTGTCCATGAGCAAGCTGTTGATTAACATCTTCTTCCTCAACCTTTATGGCTTGGTGTTGCTCTCTGTGATTGTTGCTACCACCATCTTAATCCTCCATCCTCAGCTGACATGGACCCTGGCAAATCAAGTGTCTGGCTATTTGAACACCATGCCTTCCTATCACTGCCTGCGCAGAGACATGCACCGCGCCTATCAGGCTGTGCTTTTGTCACTGGAGATGGTCTTGAGCTCGCAAGCTTGGCGCAGGCTGGCAGACTGGAGTCTCCAAATAGCCAGCTGGaacagaggaggtggggaagcaaACCACCATGGGGCACGAGAGCAACAGCTTGCAGCTGAGGCCAACCaagagaggccagcagtggccgcTGTGATTCATAGACCAGTTCCTGGAGCACCTCACCCAAGAAGACATGGACCACTTGTGGCTAATCAGGTTGCAGCCCGCACCCGAGGCAGCAGGGACCAGCATGGAATGGATGTTGATCTAGGATCAGCCACACAACGAAGCACGTCGTCAGGGCAGCTCCTCCAGCCTTCAGGTGAAGGACCAAGCACATCGCATACCAAACCTGCAACGAAAGAGCAGCTCAATGCTCTGGAGGAGGACAATGACCCGTGGCTTCTCCTCAAAGAACAAGAAGAACGGAAGAAATGTGTCATCTGCCAGGACCAAACAAAGACAGTCTTGTTGCTTCCCTGCCGGCACCTTTGCCTCTGTCAAGAATGCACTGAAATTCTGTTGCAGCAGGCCATATACCAGCGCAATTGTCCACTCTGCCGGCAGATGATCCTACAGACTCTCAATGTCTACCTGTGA